The following proteins come from a genomic window of Ailuropoda melanoleuca isolate Jingjing chromosome 2, ASM200744v2, whole genome shotgun sequence:
- the IVL gene encoding involucrin isoform X2, producing the protein MSQQHTLPVTLPPALSQEPLKPVSPPIDTQQEQVKQPTSLPTLCQKMPSRLPGDVPLEHERKHTTLLKGVPEQQCEPQQQEQHLEQQEQQQQQEPQEQEVCLGQQEQQQQQEPQEQEVCLEQHLEQQEQQQQQESQGQEVCLEQHLEQQEQQQESQKQELHLEQHLEQQQQQESQKQELHLEEHLEQQQQELQEQEKHLEQQQQQQQESQEQELHLEQHLEQQQQQEQELHLGQHLEQQKEELQEQKILQQQQKEQCEEHQEAKNLEHQLEHVELEQEKKLLDQHLHQELAKGNEQLEKKKEQLLEQQEQRPELAEQQEGQVGQPAFVPTSGQVQETQPVQPLKGEV; encoded by the exons ATGTCCCAGCAACACACTCTGCCAGtgaccctgccccctgccctcagtCAGGAGCCCCTCAAGCCTGTTTCTCCACCCATCGATACCCAGCAGGAGCAAGTTAAACAGCCAACTTCACTACCAACCCTGTGCCAGAAGATGCCTTCCAGGCTCCCAGGGGACGTCCCCCTGGAGCATGAAAGGAAACACACAACTCTTCTGAAGGGGGTGCCTGAGCAACAATGTGAGCCACAGCAGCAGGAACAGCATCTGGAACAGcaggaacagcagcagcaacaagaaCCACAGGAACAAGAAGTGTGCCTGGGACAGCAggaacagcaacagcaacaagaACCACAGGAACAAGAAGTGTGCCTGGAACAGCATCTGGAACAGcaggaacagcagcagcaacaagaaTCACAGGGACAAGAAGTGTGCCTGGAACAGCATCTGGAACAGCAGGAACAGCAGCAAGAGTCACAGAAGCAAGAACTTCACCTGGAACAGCATctggaacagcagcagcagcaggagtcACAGAAGCAAGAACTGCACTTGGAAGAGCATCTGGAGCAGCAACAGCAGGAGCTACAGgagcaggaaaagcatttggaacagcagcagcagcagcagcaagagtCACAG GAGCAGGAACTTCACCTGGAACAGCATctggaacagcagcagcagcaagagcaGGAACTACACTTAGGACAGCATCTGGAACAGCAGAAGGAGGAGCTACAGGAGCAGAAAATACTGCAGCAGCAGCAAAAGGAACAGTGTGAGGAACATCAGGAAGCAAAAAATCTGGAGCATCAGCTGGAGCATGTAGAGCTGGAACAGGAAAAGAAGCTCTTGGACCAGCACCTGCATCAAGAGCTAGCAAAGGGAAATGagcaactggaaaagaaaaaagagcagctCCTGGAACAGCAGGAGCAGCGGCCAGAACTggcagagcagcaggaggggcaggtggggcagcCTGCTTTTGTCCCCACTTCTGGCCAGGTCCAAGAGACCCAGCCAGTTCAGCCACTGAAGGGAGAAGTCTGA
- the IVL gene encoding involucrin isoform X1: MSQQHTLPVTLPPALSQEPLKPVSPPIDTQQEQVKQPTSLPTLCQKMPSRLPGDVPLEHERKHTTLLKGVPEQQCEPQQQEQHLEQQEQQQQQEPQEQEVCLGQQEQQQQQEPQEQEVCLEQHLEQQEQQQQQESQGQEVCLEQHLEQQEQQQESQKQELHLEQHLEQQQQQESQKQELHLEEHLEQQQQELQEQEKHLEQQQQQQQESQEQELHLEQHLEQQQQQQESQKQELHLEEHLEQQQQELQEQEKHLEQQQQQQSQEQELHLEQHLEQQQQQEQELHLGQHLEQQKEELQEQKILQQQQKEQCEEHQEAKNLEHQLEHVELEQEKKLLDQHLHQELAKGNEQLEKKKEQLLEQQEQRPELAEQQEGQVGQPAFVPTSGQVQETQPVQPLKGEV, encoded by the coding sequence ATGTCCCAGCAACACACTCTGCCAGtgaccctgccccctgccctcagtCAGGAGCCCCTCAAGCCTGTTTCTCCACCCATCGATACCCAGCAGGAGCAAGTTAAACAGCCAACTTCACTACCAACCCTGTGCCAGAAGATGCCTTCCAGGCTCCCAGGGGACGTCCCCCTGGAGCATGAAAGGAAACACACAACTCTTCTGAAGGGGGTGCCTGAGCAACAATGTGAGCCACAGCAGCAGGAACAGCATCTGGAACAGcaggaacagcagcagcaacaagaaCCACAGGAACAAGAAGTGTGCCTGGGACAGCAggaacagcaacagcaacaagaACCACAGGAACAAGAAGTGTGCCTGGAACAGCATCTGGAACAGcaggaacagcagcagcaacaagaaTCACAGGGACAAGAAGTGTGCCTGGAACAGCATCTGGAACAGCAGGAACAGCAGCAAGAGTCACAGAAGCAAGAACTTCACCTGGAACAGCATctggaacagcagcagcagcaggagtcACAGAAGCAAGAACTGCACTTGGAAGAGCATCTGGAGCAGCAACAGCAGGAGCTACAGgagcaggaaaagcatttggaacagcagcagcagcagcagcaagagtCACAGGAGCAGGAACTTCACCTGGAACAGCATctggaacagcagcagcagcagcaggagtcACAGAAGCAAGAACTGCACTTGGAAGAGCATCtggaacagcagcagcaggagctaCAGGAGCAGGAAAAGCATCTggaacagcagcaacagcaacagtCACAGGAGCAGGAACTTCACCTGGAACAGCATctggaacagcagcagcagcaagagcaGGAACTACACTTAGGACAGCATCTGGAACAGCAGAAGGAGGAGCTACAGGAGCAGAAAATACTGCAGCAGCAGCAAAAGGAACAGTGTGAGGAACATCAGGAAGCAAAAAATCTGGAGCATCAGCTGGAGCATGTAGAGCTGGAACAGGAAAAGAAGCTCTTGGACCAGCACCTGCATCAAGAGCTAGCAAAGGGAAATGagcaactggaaaagaaaaaagagcagctCCTGGAACAGCAGGAGCAGCGGCCAGAACTggcagagcagcaggaggggcaggtggggcagcCTGCTTTTGTCCCCACTTCTGGCCAGGTCCAAGAGACCCAGCCAGTTCAGCCACTGAAGGGAGAAGTCTGA